A single region of the Acidobacteriota bacterium genome encodes:
- a CDS encoding methyltransferase has protein sequence PESAAVFDAAMTSISTFESKAVVAAYDFSGIDTLVDVAGGHGLMSVTILKANKRMRGILFDLPHVAAGATALLRSGGVADRCRIVSGDFFASVPEGGDACVMKHIIHDWDDERAIQILRNCHRALRPGGKVLIVDAVIPPGNRAHFGKLLDLEMLVLTPRGRERTRSEFRELLKRSGFRLRRVVPTETHLSVVEGVRA, from the coding sequence GCCGGAATCCGCAGCGGTGTTCGACGCGGCGATGACCTCGATCAGCACGTTCGAGTCGAAGGCGGTGGTCGCCGCCTACGACTTTTCCGGGATCGACACTCTGGTCGACGTCGCCGGCGGACACGGCCTCATGAGCGTGACCATTCTCAAGGCGAACAAGAGGATGCGCGGCATCCTCTTCGACCTTCCGCACGTGGCCGCCGGGGCCACCGCGCTGCTCCGGAGCGGAGGCGTGGCCGACCGTTGCCGAATCGTCAGCGGCGACTTCTTCGCGTCCGTTCCGGAGGGAGGCGATGCCTGCGTGATGAAGCACATCATCCACGACTGGGATGACGAGAGGGCGATTCAGATCCTCCGAAATTGCCACCGCGCGCTGCGGCCCGGCGGGAAGGTGCTCATCGTCGACGCGGTCATCCCGCCCGGCAACAGGGCGCACTTCGGCAAGCTTCTGGATCTCGAGATGCTGGTGCTCACGCCGCGTGGCCGGGAGCGCACCCGGTCGGAGTTCCGGGAGCTGCTGAAGCGATCCGGGTTCAGGCTTCGGCGCGTCGTTCCCACGGAGACCCACCTCTCGGTCGTCGAGGGCGTGAGGGCTTGA